DNA from Macadamia integrifolia cultivar HAES 741 chromosome 12, SCU_Mint_v3, whole genome shotgun sequence:
CACAATTCACATATTCAAGAGTCATCATCACAGTCTGTAATACGTCCAGGCCCCTTATCAGAGATAGACATCTCGTCTTTTCGGCGACCAGAACTGAATTCAGGGGGGAACCTCTTTGATCCAAACCTTCTTACAGTATTTGAGAAGGGAGTGATGGATCACGTTAGAGCCTTTGAAGCTGGGAGAAAAGCTAGAGCTCTTGAAGCAATGGATACGAAAGAAAGAAAAGCTGAACCTGAACCTCCATTGAAATCTTGCGGGATGGAAGACAAACCCCTCTTGGGATTCGAATCGAAGTGCCCACCTGGAGGAAGTGATACTGTGATTCTATACACGACGAGCCTTAGAGGAATAAGAAAGACATTTGAGGATTGCAATAGCATTAGATTTCTGTTGGGAAGCTTCAGGGTTTTGTTCTATGAGAGAGACGTGTCAATGCATTTGGCGTTCAGGGAGGAGTTATGGAGGATCTTGGGAGGCAGAGTAGTCCCTCCAAGGTTGTTCATAAAAGGAAGGTACATTGGGGGAACTGAGGAGGTGATGGGCTTGCACGAGCAAGGCAAATTGAGTCAGCTCTTGCGGGGATTGCCAGCTTATCAGAACGAAAGCCGGTGTGATGGGTGCGCGGGAATACGGTTTGTGCTCTGTTTCAGTTGCAGCGGCAGTCGGAAGATCATTCCTGAAGTggaggatgaggaagaggaggaggaggaggaggaggaggaggggttGCCCATCAGATGCCCTGACTGCAATGAGAATGGATTAATTATATGCCtctatctctcctctctcttctctctctctctctctctctctctctccattcttTTCTACTCTGATCTCACTCTGGTTTTGTTCCCTTCTTTAGATTTCTTTTGTTACAAGATTATTTCGATTTATGAGGCTTGGAGTAAGAGATTTGGAGTTGTGTTCATGAATTATTTTAGCTTTTGTCTATAGCATGGGATTAAAAGAAACATTTGATATTATCCTTCTTTGAGATTATACATCAGAAATAAGCATGCTTCTGATGAAGTCTTTCGTCCAGTTTCAAGAAATTCAATGGGATTGAATAGATCACTATGATTAGAGtgtaacattcttttttttttttttttttttttttttttttgggcagtAGTGTAAAATTCTACTCATGATTAATCACTGGGTTATGCTTTTCGAATTAACCTGTAACCACCATTAACAATTATTCTCTGGAGTAGCTCACCTGCAAAGATCTTCCGGTTGTTTGATTCTATCTGcccaatggaatttttttttttggtgctgaAATTTTGTAGACAATTTTTAAAGGTCAGCATCGATTCACATAGTAGTAAACCCTAACgccaatttaaaagaaaaaccatCCAATAATGTAGCTCAATCTAAAATGAATGCAACAATATAGAATATATTAATGGCAAAAGTTAATATTTAATGGGAAGAATTTTGTGCACTGTCGTACATGGTACTTGAGGGGAAGAGTTTTGTTCATGGTGCACAATTATGCACAAAAGCCATCGGATGGTGATGAAGATCTATGGTGCACGGTGCACCCCCTTCAACTCCATCCaatggctgtgtgcatggttgtgCATAGCCATTCAAGCAACCTTTTGTCAATACTCAATAGAAGAATTTAAGTTTTGGGGAAGTGTTCGTTGTCTAGGAGTGTGACTCCGACGCTTGTGTCGGGCCAATGGGAGTGTAGgaggaagcatcaacaagggcGTCATTTTACATTTCATGGGAGACAGAACAGTTATTTTTTCCCCATGTGTCTAGGTGCAGAGGCCTCCCAccccaccacccaaaaaaaaaaaaaaaccatttccgCTGCACCCATTCACATGAGGGAGAAATGACTGGCCTACCCCATGATATGGAAAAGAATCTCGTGCGCTCCTAGTCCCATTGGCCCTTGCGCAAGCTTAGGAAGCACACTCTTCCTCCACTGGAAACACTTTCCCTATTTTGTGCTTCATTTTGGGCTGTCATTGGCGATTTTTAAGAGGCCTTGGAGTTCAAAATCTAAATCTGAGATTTCATGTTGATCAGAGCTCATCATCTGAATGAGATCTCTCCCAGCTATTGGTTTAGGTTTATCATTATTTCCGTTCTATAGTGAGATAGGAACCACATGTGAGCCCTACATCCATGCATGAATACTGACTCAATTTGTCC
Protein-coding regions in this window:
- the LOC122094780 gene encoding uncharacterized protein LOC122094780, which gives rise to MKGMKGRFLKKLKSIRPITPLKSNRVLQLNASDGFLDSFYPQCTNWVPQNPPICKEQDGKINQSNISNVEPEIIDISELMKDLEEDEEIELGEEEDVGDKENIGLPVKPKDMFSLKQSRNPEAPIILSEPASCHLRNGPLSELDVSSLRRPDLLPVDHNSHIQESSSQSVIRPGPLSEIDISSFRRPELNSGGNLFDPNLLTVFEKGVMDHVRAFEAGRKARALEAMDTKERKAEPEPPLKSCGMEDKPLLGFESKCPPGGSDTVILYTTSLRGIRKTFEDCNSIRFLLGSFRVLFYERDVSMHLAFREELWRILGGRVVPPRLFIKGRYIGGTEEVMGLHEQGKLSQLLRGLPAYQNESRCDGCAGIRFVLCFSCSGSRKIIPEVEDEEEEEEEEEEEGLPIRCPDCNENGLIICLYL